The following coding sequences are from one Thamnophis elegans isolate rThaEle1 chromosome 5, rThaEle1.pri, whole genome shotgun sequence window:
- the RAB5IF gene encoding uncharacterized protein RAB5IF has translation MSGGRRKEEPSSHLHSQQQQQQHQHLVANGGGGVLRASLWGKALRSDSAWEDKDEFLDVIYWFRQIIAVILGVIWGIVPLKGFVGIAIFCLINAGVLYLYFSSFQQIDEEEYGGTWELTKEGFMTSFALFLVVWIIFYTAIHYD, from the exons ATGAGCGGCGGTCGACGGAAGGAGGAGCCGTCGTCGCACCTGCactcgcagcagcagcagcagcagcaccagcaCCTGGTAGCCAACGGCGGCGGCGGAGTGTTGCGGGCCTCCTTGTGGGGCAAAGCCTTGCGGAGCGACTCCGCCTGGGAGGACAAG GATGAATTTTTAGATGTCATTTACTGGTTCCGGCAGATCATTGCTGTTATTTTGGGAGTGATCTGGGGAATTGTTCCACTGAAGGGATTTGTGGGTATAGCAAT aTTCTGCCTCATAAATGCTGGCGTCCTGTACCTCTATTTTAGCAGTTTTCAGCAAATAGATGAAGAGGAGTATGGTGGAACATGGGAGTTAACAAAGGAAGGCTTCATGAcatcttttgctttgtttttg GTTGTTTGGATAATCTTCTACACTGCCATCCATtatgattga